One stretch of Phaeodactylum tricornutum CCAP 1055/1 chromosome 9, whole genome shotgun sequence DNA includes these proteins:
- a CDS encoding predicted protein has product MGFTKQSVAVTLLVTCSIARTVLHFQTFSNLSLQQVRSTAYSPEVDKRQIRDDTSLFRSGQRFRPKNSGESAATGKCAINLFGLPRAFQSLVLPSLVQSVIRPNALHNCDYFVHYYYLTYEKEGRANSGGRLDPDEILLLKQAVHNVSPNSIVEFRYDQEQAFWDQYQPLIDRIRTVNDTDGHYLYFPWRDKSYLYTLTTDNIVKMWHSIQSAWELMTEHETMKSRRYDRVAMLRSDVVYMTPIDLFQANRQPLRDGAKVAVVPAFGRYPVSDRMIIGPRDAVEIWAAQRFDRLETHVQFVQERCSGWGMHSEKFINWTVFPAIRETNTTIVEDDFMCFFRARADESVMTNDCEGTRGRIAAPSIVKNLGSDKIEVLESILGRKCANKTSNPSASLLRCPK; this is encoded by the coding sequence ATGGGATTCACCAAGCAATCGGTAGCTGTCACATTGCTCGTGACTTGCTCGATTGCCAGGACTGTGCTTCATTTTCAAACATTTTCCAATCTATCACTGCAGCAGGTTCGTAGCACGGCCTACAGCCCAGAGGTTGACAAACGACAAATTCGAGATGACACCAGTTTGTTTCGGTCAGGCCAGCGTTTTCGTCCGAAAAACAGCGGAGAGTCCGCTGCTACAGGAAAATGCGCCATCAATCTGTTCGGGCTACCCAGAGCCTTTCAATCCTTAGTGTTACCCTCGTTGGTACAGAGTGTGATTCGTCCCAACGCACTCCACAACTGTGACTATTTTGTACACTACTACTacttgacgtatgaaaaGGAGGGACGGGCCAATTCCGGAGGCCGCCTTGATCCGGACGAGATATTGCTGCTGAAGCAAGCTGTCCACAATGTTTCGCCCAACTCGATCGTCGAGTTTCGCTACGACCAAGAACAGGCCTTTTGGGATCAATACCAGCCGCTCATTGATAGAATACGGACCGTCAACGATACAGATGGACATTATTTGTACTTTCCGTGGCGTGACAAGTCGTATTTGTATACACTCACCACTGATAATATTGTCAAAATGTGGCACAGCATCCAATCGGCTTGGGAGCTAATGACGGAACACGAGACAATGAAGTCTCGACGATATGATCGTGTGGCCATGTTGCGGTCGGACGTGGTGTATATGACCCCAATCGACCTTTTCCAAGCCAATCGGCAGCCTCTCCGAGATGGCGCCAAAGTAGCTGTCGTTCCTGCCTTTGGGCGGTATCCTGTCAGTGATCGCATGATTATTGGACCACGAGACGCTGTGGAAATATGGGCCGCACAGCGATTTGACCGGCTTGAGACCCATGTACAGTTCGTGCAAGAGCGCTGTTCGGGGTGGGGTATGCATTCAGAAAAGTTCATCAATTGGACGGTATTTCCGGCTATTCGAGAAACAAATACAACCATTGTCGAGGACGATTTCATGTGTTTCTTCCGCGCCCGTGCTGACGAGTCAGTAATGACTAACGATTGTGAGGGAACTAGGGGACGGATAGCTGCCCCGTCGATTGTGAAGAATCTTGGGAGTGACAAGATCGAAGTGTTGGAGTCAATTCTTGGGCGGAAGTGTGCAAATAAAACGTCAAATCCATCCGCTTCACTCTTGCGATGTCCGAAGTAG